The Clostridia bacterium nucleotide sequence GAGCCTGTTTGAAGAAGAATTCAATAATGAATTCGGTGATCAATTCCTGCTCCTGCCCAAGCACAAAGTGCTGGAGATGAAACTGTTCGGTGACGGTATAGAGCATAAGGATTTTCGTTCCATGCTGGGAGATTACCTGGCCGTAGGCGTCGGTAACCTGGCTATCTTCCACAGCAAGGAAAAAGCGGAAAAGTTTAAAGGGGTCCATGCGGGTTTGACCGCCGACGAGATGCTTATTCCCCTGATCCTGGTGGAAAAGAATTAGAGAAATATTTGGCAGGATTCCTGAAAGGGGCAGTTGAAAAACTAATAGATGGATTCAATTCAAGATGAGGAGGACAAGATTATGAGTGACAACAAAATCCTGCAGTACCTGATGGAAGCTTTCGCCGGCGAGTCCCAGGCGAACCGGAAATACTTGGCCTATGCCAAGCAAGCCGAAAAAGAAGGAAAGCTCAATGCCGCGAAATTATTCCGGGCGGCAGCCGATGCGGAAACATTACATGCTTTGAAACACTTTGAAGTGGCCGGTAAAATCGGTTCCACGGCGGAGAACTTAAAAGATGCCGTTGCCGGGGAAACCTATGAATATAAAGAAATGTATCCTCCTTTTGCCAAGGCGGCGGAAGAAGCGGGAAACAAGGCTGCTCTCATGGCCTTTACTTTCGCTATGAAAGCGGAAGAAGTCCATGCCAAGCTGTACCAGGAAGCTTTGGAGAATCTCGATTCCACGGAAGAGGTGTTCTACTATCTCTGCCCGGTCTGCGGCAATATTGAAAAGTCCGTACCTGAAAAGTGCAGCATTTGCGGCGTGCCGGGTGAAAGGTTTATTAAGTACTAATTCGGGCGGATCTTGCTGTAACAATTGGCGCGCGATGCAACCCCGCAGTTGGTGTTTCCTGCGGGGTTGCCTATTTCATGGCCCTGGCGCTTTTTCGCCGGAGCAGGGAAGAAAGCATGTTCATGTAGTAAATGTTTTTGAGCAAATCCAATGGTATGGCTGGAAAGATGATAAATGGAAGAGGCTTAAATCAACTCTTAGAAGAACTTCAAGAGTTGAATAGAACGTACGACAGGCTCTTTCTTGTGTTCATACCGCTGGTCTGCTTCAGTTCTTGTTGTTCGGTTAGCCCCTGCTGCTTTGTCTACCCCGGTTCCTGCCCGCCCGTTGACCAAGGGGCGTAGTAGCCTGCCTGGAGAGAGCTTACCCGCTTCATTCTCGCCTCAGCTGGACTCCCGCCATGGGTGGTTGGCTTCATGAGGGTAGTAAAGTTCTCAGCACAACTTTTGCCGACGTAGGGTTGATAATACTAAGAAAGGGGGAACAGGGCATGGATTACAAAATCATGCTGGTAGAAGATGATACCTCCTTGGTGCAGCTCTTATGCTCGTATCTGGAGAAATATGGTTACCACCCTGTGACAGCAAGTGACTTCGAGCGGGTTTTGGATGCGTTTTTTGAAGTGCGACCGCACCTGGTTTTGTTGGATATCAATTTGCCCAGGTACGACGGGTTTTACTGGTGCCGGAAGATCCGGCAGGTATCCAAGGTGCCCATCATACTTATTTCCGCCCGTGAGGGGGCCATGGACCAGGTATTGGGCCTGGAAAGCGGCGCCGATGACTATATCACCAAACCTTTCGATTATGAAGTAGTGATGGCGAAAATCAAAAGCCAATTGCGGCGCTGCTACGGGGATTTGGCCCCAGGTGTTCGGACAGAACGCCGCTTAGAGCTGGCGGGGCTCACCCTGTACCCGGAAAGGCCCGAGTTGCACTTTGAGGGGAAAGTGGTGGTCCTGACCCAAAAAGAAGCCGTGTTGGCCGAAACTTTGCTGAGGTCGGCGCCCCGGACCGCTAGCCGGGAATTGCTGATGGAGAAACTCTGGGATGACCAGGCCTTTGTAGATGAAAACACCCTCAATGTGAATGTGGCGCGGCTGCGAAAAAAGCTCAAAGAAATCGGTATCGACGAGGCACTGGAAACAGTGCGTGGATACGGGTACCGGCTGCATGTTACCTGGGGGAGAGCGGAATGAGGATCTTCTGGAAAGAGCACCTCCCATTTGTCTTGCTGAACCTATTCAACATGATTATCCTCT carries:
- a CDS encoding rubrerythrin family protein, whose amino-acid sequence is MSDNKILQYLMEAFAGESQANRKYLAYAKQAEKEGKLNAAKLFRAAADAETLHALKHFEVAGKIGSTAENLKDAVAGETYEYKEMYPPFAKAAEEAGNKAALMAFTFAMKAEEVHAKLYQEALENLDSTEEVFYYLCPVCGNIEKSVPEKCSICGVPGERFIKY
- a CDS encoding response regulator transcription factor, encoding MDYKIMLVEDDTSLVQLLCSYLEKYGYHPVTASDFERVLDAFFEVRPHLVLLDINLPRYDGFYWCRKIRQVSKVPIILISAREGAMDQVLGLESGADDYITKPFDYEVVMAKIKSQLRRCYGDLAPGVRTERRLELAGLTLYPERPELHFEGKVVVLTQKEAVLAETLLRSAPRTASRELLMEKLWDDQAFVDENTLNVNVARLRKKLKEIGIDEALETVRGYGYRLHVTWGRAE